Proteins encoded by one window of Silvibacterium dinghuense:
- a CDS encoding potassium channel family protein, with protein MHILFFFAGITCLVAALFDAFQTVIVPRRAVGRFRITNVHYALTWRPWSTMAGLIRDARQRETMLSYYGPLSLLLLIFIWAAALLFGFALLYAALNTPIHDPLAPHAGFWSDLYLSGTTIFTLGLGDLTPHSPSARACVVIESGIGLGFLALVIGYFPVLYGAFSRREVNISLLDARAGSPPTAAELMRRHAFPGGSEALNILLIEWERWSAELLESHISYPLLCYFRSQHSNQSWLSALTAILDVCALMIAGVQDHAARQAQLTFAIARHALVDIAQIFSLPPAQQSENRLPPERFDALYGLLCESGIRVCRDGDSMARLAAMRALYEGYAEALSHYLCMPLPPWVANHPHKDNWLSVARVRAAAESAGIENAAAQIVVTDEEHHIF; from the coding sequence TTGCATATTCTTTTCTTCTTTGCCGGAATTACGTGCCTCGTCGCTGCGCTCTTTGACGCCTTTCAAACGGTCATCGTGCCGCGCCGTGCCGTCGGCCGCTTCCGCATCACGAACGTGCATTACGCGCTTACCTGGCGCCCATGGTCCACCATGGCCGGCCTTATCCGCGACGCGCGCCAGCGCGAGACCATGCTCAGCTATTACGGTCCACTTTCGCTTCTCCTGCTCATCTTTATCTGGGCTGCGGCGCTGCTTTTCGGCTTTGCATTGCTCTATGCCGCGCTGAATACGCCGATCCACGACCCGCTGGCCCCGCATGCCGGCTTCTGGTCCGATCTCTACCTCAGCGGTACCACCATCTTCACTCTTGGCCTTGGCGATCTCACGCCGCATTCCCCCTCGGCTCGTGCCTGCGTCGTGATTGAATCCGGTATCGGCCTCGGTTTTCTTGCCCTTGTCATCGGCTATTTCCCGGTGCTCTATGGGGCTTTTTCGCGCCGCGAGGTCAATATCTCTTTGCTCGATGCCCGTGCCGGTTCACCGCCCACTGCTGCCGAGCTCATGCGCCGCCACGCGTTTCCCGGCGGCAGCGAGGCGCTCAACATCTTGCTCATCGAGTGGGAGCGCTGGTCGGCGGAGCTGCTCGAAAGCCACATCTCCTATCCGCTGCTCTGCTACTTCCGTTCCCAGCACTCCAACCAGAGCTGGCTCTCCGCGCTCACGGCGATCCTCGACGTTTGCGCGCTCATGATCGCCGGCGTGCAGGATCACGCTGCCCGCCAGGCGCAGCTTACCTTCGCCATTGCTCGCCACGCTCTCGTCGATATCGCGCAGATCTTCTCGCTCCCACCCGCACAGCAGTCCGAAAACCGTCTCCCGCCCGAGCGCTTTGACGCACTCTACGGCCTTCTCTGTGAGTCAGGTATCCGCGTCTGCCGTGACGGAGACTCCATGGCCCGTCTCGCAGCCATGCGCGCTCTTTACGAGGGGTATGCCGAAGCGCTCAGCCATTATCTCTGTATGCCGCTGCCGCCCTGGGTGGCCAATCATCCGCACAAGGACAACTGGCTCTCCGTCGCCCGTGTCCGCGCCGCGGCCGAGTCGGCAGGCATCGAAAACGCGGCCGCACAGATCGTCGTCACCGACGAAGAGCACCACATCTTCTAA
- the xseA gene encoding exodeoxyribonuclease VII large subunit, with the protein MGVPEQQSRRRAQLGFSFEEAQAPQRRVWQVSSLTAQLRAEVERSFQDLWVEGEISDLRIAASGHIYFNLKDDGAQLAVVMFRRQAGLLRFRPEDGLQVLLRGRLTVYEQRGSVQIVAEHLEPMGAGSLQMAFEQVKAQLQREGLFDQERKKPLPAFPHCVGIITSPTGAVIRDFLNVAGRRHGALKVLLYPALVQGDSAAAEVAAGIRYFNQSREVDVIVIARGGGSLEDLMAFNSEALARVIAASELPVVSAVGHETDFTIADFVADLRAPTPSAAAELITVAQHRIEEQVEELSLRLQRAARYALMRARDRLSRIAAPAALARFEDALQRRQQRIDELMLRLQTHMGRRLQHEAMRWQQMTESLMRHDVRHRLRLTAGQLDALGGRLMQAQQAELQRRRARVEALERMLHSLSPLGVLERGYALVYDDQGRLLRSSSEAQPGQTLRTRLAQGTVESRVITTSEDTTKE; encoded by the coding sequence GTGGGAGTACCGGAACAGCAGAGCCGCCGCAGAGCGCAGCTCGGATTCAGCTTCGAAGAGGCTCAGGCGCCACAACGGCGAGTCTGGCAGGTAAGCAGCCTGACCGCCCAGTTGCGCGCCGAAGTGGAGCGCAGCTTCCAGGACCTGTGGGTGGAGGGTGAAATCTCCGATCTGCGGATCGCCGCTTCCGGCCATATCTATTTCAACCTGAAAGATGACGGCGCACAGTTGGCGGTGGTCATGTTCCGCCGACAGGCCGGGCTGCTGCGCTTCCGGCCGGAAGATGGGCTGCAGGTGCTGCTGCGCGGGCGGCTGACGGTGTATGAGCAGCGCGGATCGGTGCAAATTGTGGCCGAGCATCTTGAGCCTATGGGCGCGGGCTCGCTGCAGATGGCCTTCGAGCAGGTGAAAGCACAGCTGCAGCGCGAGGGGCTCTTCGATCAAGAGCGGAAGAAGCCACTGCCGGCATTTCCGCACTGTGTGGGTATTATCACCTCGCCCACGGGCGCAGTGATCCGCGACTTTCTCAACGTGGCCGGTAGACGGCATGGGGCGCTGAAGGTGTTGCTGTATCCGGCGCTGGTGCAGGGCGACAGCGCGGCGGCGGAAGTCGCCGCTGGAATTCGCTATTTCAACCAGTCGCGCGAGGTGGATGTAATCGTCATCGCGCGCGGCGGCGGATCGCTCGAAGACCTGATGGCCTTCAACTCCGAGGCTCTCGCACGTGTGATCGCGGCATCCGAACTGCCAGTGGTTTCAGCCGTCGGGCATGAGACAGACTTCACCATTGCCGATTTTGTCGCCGACCTGCGCGCGCCAACTCCTTCGGCCGCGGCGGAGTTGATCACTGTGGCGCAGCATCGGATCGAAGAACAGGTGGAGGAGCTTTCGCTGCGCCTGCAGCGGGCGGCCCGTTACGCGCTGATGCGTGCGCGCGACCGGCTCTCGCGTATCGCTGCACCTGCAGCACTGGCACGATTTGAGGATGCACTGCAGCGCCGCCAGCAGCGCATCGACGAGCTGATGCTGCGCCTGCAGACGCACATGGGGCGCAGACTACAGCACGAGGCAATGCGCTGGCAGCAGATGACCGAGAGCCTGATGCGACACGATGTACGGCATCGTCTACGCCTGACAGCCGGACAGCTGGACGCGCTGGGTGGACGACTCATGCAGGCACAACAAGCCGAGCTGCAGCGCAGGCGGGCGAGGGTAGAAGCGCTCGAACGCATGCTGCATTCACTCTCACCGCTCGGTGTGCTGGAGCGTGGCTATGCGCTGGTATATGACGATCAGGGAAGGTTGCTGCGCTCCTCGAGCGAAGCACAGCCGGGACAGACGTTGCGCACACGGCTGGCGCAGGGCACGGTGGAAAGCCGTGTGATTACGACTTCAGAGGACACGACGAAGGAATGA
- a CDS encoding DUF2905 domain-containing protein — protein MNGLARLLVKMGVLLIVAGGLVYLLDRVGMRPGHIPGDLAWRKRNVAVYFPLGTSILLSVLLSLVFYLLSRFRR, from the coding sequence ATGAACGGGCTGGCACGGCTGCTGGTGAAAATGGGAGTGCTGCTGATCGTAGCCGGCGGCTTAGTGTATCTGTTGGATCGCGTGGGGATGCGGCCAGGACATATCCCGGGTGACCTGGCGTGGCGGAAAAGGAATGTTGCCGTCTACTTTCCGCTCGGCACGTCGATTCTGTTGAGTGTGCTGTTGTCACTGGTCTTCTACCTGCTGTCACGCTTCCGGCGATAA